From a single candidate division KSB1 bacterium genomic region:
- a CDS encoding GH116 family glycosyl hydrolase codes for MAISCLCIELFSGRGAHAQAREGIRHRCGTSSPYVDKAGHAWHPDRPYQSGGWGFLSPGAGVASTTHAIAGTEDDPLYQTERYGPSLGYRYDGLDSTVYRVTLKLCELYWTSPGRRVFDVALNEVLVLDDLDIYALVGHDSALDTAFIVRPIDGTIVLTVPEVRADYAKLAAIAVTPGVPDRLPPGPPQGVECSSLPGGVKVRWRRNLEPDIQGYRVFRAASPTGPFALWSGELLRQPRPVLEFIDRQVEAGCTYHYAVTAVDASGNESGLSTVVAATAGRTLRAMWQVPSCAWSRPLGDYPRGATGRTKRGVPLGGIGAGNFMFNLCGTFGPWEFKTGVHEEKFLPQGAFHLFEKSGGQSASVRTLATEGLLSAWSPWPKGSGQYSALYPKAWFDFYGAKADISLKQFTPIIPHNYRETSFPLGVFQFRVGNPQPDTLDIALMFTFPNAGYADEVRTGLRSAVKSTERVTAVVMSADSPLNTSVTQGTEWCIATLSRPGAVSSCLSWNAWGDGADIYADFADGRLCNAPLDASGSAAALAVTVRLAPGEETTVPFVLSWYFPRVRFGEGTEWYRRYTEYFGTEPGHAFEVACEALAHMDEWEAQVDLWQQLIISEPCYPDWLKQAALNELYYDTFGGVFWENGCITRPEESSYGTLPPDDHKYFCMECQAYPMCETFDVRHYECRHYLELWPHIERDVLRWFADYIANDPEGKAPHDAGMPSQDPFFRFSGYGGDWQDMPSKFIQQVYAYYRKTRDEDFLNFVWPACKKTYRYMKTKDTNGNSLPDHGNTTYDTWGLVGDNLLCGGLWIGALEAMAQMAAHLGETGLQAEVERTLAVAKQVLDLLFWQDHVGYYRLDSRSTAIMADGLNGQRYCETTGLPPILPPVRMASHLHQVFERCVAPLTDFTGDGIGDMGAVNGRNADGTPLLSGQPDEVWTGSSYFVAASMYHWGKELGDQRLMERALQTAYGVYYQTWVNERTAYFFNTPEAWHYSNPSQYRAEQYQRPRAVWELLLEIANPFATLVPGHQECSQGEAIAPELEQNYPNPFNAGTRISYRLPAEGDVTLTVYDARGRMVCELVRARQRRGSYRVSWDPPVPTGLYLATLRFAAGGAEFVRVVKMVRLK; via the coding sequence ATGGCAATCAGCTGCCTGTGCATAGAACTCTTTTCGGGCCGGGGTGCGCACGCGCAGGCAAGAGAGGGGATTCGCCACCGCTGCGGCACTTCTTCCCCCTACGTGGACAAGGCTGGTCACGCGTGGCACCCAGACCGGCCGTATCAGTCAGGCGGATGGGGCTTCTTGAGTCCCGGTGCGGGCGTCGCCTCGACTACCCACGCCATTGCGGGTACGGAGGACGACCCCCTGTATCAGACCGAGCGCTACGGGCCAAGCCTTGGCTATCGGTATGACGGACTAGACAGCACTGTGTACCGAGTCACGCTCAAGTTGTGCGAACTATACTGGACCTCACCAGGCCGTCGCGTCTTTGACGTGGCGTTGAACGAGGTTCTTGTGCTCGATGACCTTGACATTTACGCGCTCGTAGGGCACGACTCGGCACTGGACACCGCCTTCATTGTGCGTCCGATTGATGGCACCATCGTCCTCACCGTCCCGGAAGTGCGTGCGGACTATGCGAAGCTGGCGGCGATCGCCGTGACCCCTGGAGTGCCGGACAGGCTTCCACCAGGCCCGCCTCAGGGGGTCGAGTGCAGTTCACTGCCAGGCGGCGTGAAGGTCAGGTGGCGGCGCAACCTTGAGCCGGACATTCAGGGCTATCGGGTGTTCCGCGCCGCCTCCCCTACCGGCCCTTTTGCTTTATGGAGCGGCGAACTCCTGCGCCAGCCTAGACCCGTATTGGAATTCATCGACCGTCAGGTAGAAGCCGGATGCACCTACCACTACGCGGTCACTGCAGTGGACGCCTCGGGCAATGAAAGCGGGCTCTCCACGGTGGTGGCAGCGACTGCGGGACGGACCCTTCGCGCCATGTGGCAGGTGCCTTCGTGCGCCTGGTCACGACCGCTGGGCGATTACCCACGCGGGGCAACTGGCAGGACCAAGAGAGGAGTCCCGCTCGGAGGGATTGGGGCTGGCAACTTCATGTTCAATCTCTGTGGTACCTTTGGCCCTTGGGAGTTCAAAACAGGAGTTCACGAAGAGAAATTCCTCCCCCAGGGGGCTTTTCATCTCTTCGAAAAGAGCGGCGGTCAGTCCGCCAGCGTGCGCACTTTGGCCACAGAAGGCCTCTTGTCGGCGTGGAGCCCATGGCCAAAGGGAAGCGGTCAATATTCGGCCCTCTACCCAAAGGCCTGGTTTGACTTCTATGGGGCAAAAGCGGACATCTCCCTGAAGCAGTTTACGCCTATAATCCCCCACAACTATCGCGAGACCAGCTTCCCTCTGGGCGTTTTCCAGTTCCGGGTGGGCAACCCCCAGCCTGACACTCTGGACATAGCGCTCATGTTCACTTTCCCCAATGCCGGATATGCCGATGAGGTCAGGACCGGTCTGCGCTCGGCAGTCAAGTCCACAGAACGGGTGACGGCGGTGGTCATGAGCGCCGACAGTCCGCTGAACACCTCTGTGACTCAGGGCACCGAATGGTGCATTGCCACTCTGTCGCGGCCCGGCGCGGTGAGCTCCTGTTTATCCTGGAATGCCTGGGGCGACGGCGCAGACATCTACGCCGACTTTGCTGATGGTCGGCTTTGCAATGCGCCCCTGGATGCATCCGGCTCCGCAGCGGCGCTGGCGGTGACCGTGCGGCTTGCGCCCGGGGAAGAAACCACCGTGCCCTTTGTGCTCTCCTGGTACTTTCCGCGTGTCCGTTTCGGGGAGGGTACGGAGTGGTACCGCCGGTACACCGAGTACTTCGGCACGGAGCCTGGCCATGCGTTCGAGGTGGCCTGCGAAGCTCTTGCACATATGGACGAGTGGGAAGCGCAGGTGGACCTGTGGCAGCAGCTCATCATCAGCGAGCCTTGCTATCCCGACTGGCTCAAGCAGGCAGCGCTCAACGAGCTCTACTACGACACCTTCGGCGGCGTCTTTTGGGAAAACGGCTGCATCACGCGTCCTGAGGAATCCTCCTACGGGACTCTCCCTCCTGATGACCACAAGTACTTCTGCATGGAGTGTCAGGCATACCCGATGTGCGAGACCTTTGACGTGCGGCACTACGAGTGCCGTCACTATCTGGAGTTGTGGCCGCACATTGAGCGCGATGTGCTGCGGTGGTTCGCCGACTATATCGCGAACGACCCCGAGGGGAAGGCCCCGCATGATGCAGGCATGCCCTCTCAGGATCCGTTCTTCCGCTTCAGCGGCTACGGCGGCGACTGGCAGGATATGCCCAGCAAGTTTATCCAGCAAGTGTACGCCTACTATCGCAAGACGCGGGACGAGGATTTCTTGAACTTTGTCTGGCCTGCGTGCAAAAAGACCTACCGCTACATGAAGACCAAGGACACCAATGGCAACAGTTTGCCCGATCATGGCAACACGACTTACGACACATGGGGCTTGGTGGGGGACAACCTTTTGTGCGGTGGATTGTGGATAGGAGCATTGGAGGCAATGGCCCAGATGGCAGCGCACCTGGGCGAAACCGGGCTGCAAGCAGAGGTGGAGCGGACCCTCGCTGTGGCCAAGCAGGTCCTTGACCTCCTTTTCTGGCAAGACCACGTGGGCTACTATCGGCTCGATAGCCGGTCGACGGCCATCATGGCTGATGGACTGAATGGACAGCGCTACTGTGAGACCACCGGTCTACCGCCTATTCTGCCTCCTGTGCGGATGGCCTCGCACCTGCATCAGGTTTTTGAGCGCTGCGTGGCGCCGCTGACCGACTTTACCGGAGACGGCATCGGTGATATGGGCGCCGTGAACGGACGCAATGCCGATGGTACGCCGTTGCTTTCCGGGCAGCCGGACGAGGTGTGGACAGGCTCGTCCTACTTTGTCGCCGCCAGCATGTACCACTGGGGCAAGGAACTCGGGGACCAGCGTTTGATGGAAAGGGCATTGCAGACTGCCTACGGCGTCTATTACCAGACCTGGGTGAACGAGCGAACTGCGTACTTTTTCAATACCCCTGAGGCATGGCACTACTCGAACCCTTCCCAATATCGGGCCGAGCAGTACCAGCGGCCACGCGCAGTATGGGAATTGCTCCTTGAGATAGCCAACCCCTTTGCAACCCTTGTGCCCGGCCACCAGGAATGCAGCCAAGGGGAAGCCATTGCTCCTGAGTTGGAGCAAAACTACCCAAATCCGTTCAATGCCGGTACCCGCATTTCTTACCGATTGCCAGCAGAGGGAGACGTCACTCTCACGGTGTACGACGCGCGAGGGAGAATGGTGTGCGAGCTGGTACGGGCGCGGCAGAGGCGTGGTTCATATCGCGTGAGCTGGGATCCACCTGTGCCAACCGGGCTCTACCTTGCTACCCTTCGCTTTGCTGCAGGCGGGGCGGAGTTTGTCAGGGTGGTCAAAATGGTGCGTCTCAAATGA
- a CDS encoding sodium:solute symporter, with amino-acid sequence MFGHLVPLDLTLIAVYFMALFSVAFYFSRREKTSAEYFLAGRKAGWLAIGASLFASNISSEHFIGLAGSGSSRGLAVGHFEWLACFILLLLGWVFAPFYLNSGVYTMPEFLERRYGRASRIYLTSVSIVAYVLTKISVTVFAGSLLLNRVVGWDVATSAVVMVIVAGIYTVAGGLKAIVHVDVFQSAVLILGATLLTILGLREVGGWGALQQKVPADFFHMIKPVNDPEFPWTGILFGAPILGIWYWCTDQYIVQRVLSGKDIDHARGGTILAGFLKILPVFVLVLPGLIACGLAGDPALGDRAYPMLVAGNLLPPGLKGLVIASLLAALISSLASCFNSSSTLFTMDFYRQVRPQAGEKELVLVGRLATTALVILGILWVPFIRYISSQIYIYLQSVQAYVSPPIAAVFLLGILWPRVNAKGAISSLGVGAFLGAARLVLELLHKAGRLHYAPLQRAAEINFLHFAAVLFVVSAAVLVVVSLATGRPPRNQVEGLTFGTTPVSLRRSNDCNRSWHRLNVGMSIVLVVTVLFLYSRFL; translated from the coding sequence ATGTTTGGGCATCTGGTACCGCTGGATCTGACGCTTATTGCGGTCTATTTCATGGCCCTTTTCTCGGTAGCCTTCTACTTTTCCCGCCGCGAAAAGACGAGCGCAGAGTATTTCCTGGCGGGACGCAAAGCGGGATGGCTCGCCATCGGGGCGTCGCTCTTTGCCTCCAACATCTCCAGCGAACACTTTATCGGGTTGGCAGGCTCGGGTTCCAGCCGAGGGCTGGCTGTGGGACATTTCGAGTGGCTTGCCTGTTTCATCCTCCTCCTTTTGGGTTGGGTCTTTGCACCCTTCTATCTCAATTCCGGCGTGTACACTATGCCCGAGTTCCTGGAGCGTCGCTACGGACGCGCCAGTCGCATCTACCTGACCAGCGTCTCCATCGTTGCCTATGTGCTCACCAAAATCTCAGTGACTGTGTTCGCTGGTAGCCTTTTGTTGAACCGTGTGGTAGGCTGGGACGTGGCAACGTCCGCGGTGGTCATGGTGATTGTGGCGGGCATCTACACGGTCGCAGGGGGCCTGAAGGCCATCGTGCACGTAGACGTATTCCAGTCCGCCGTGCTCATCCTCGGGGCGACTCTCTTGACCATTTTGGGCCTGCGCGAGGTGGGTGGCTGGGGTGCACTGCAGCAAAAGGTCCCGGCCGATTTCTTCCACATGATCAAGCCGGTCAATGACCCGGAGTTTCCCTGGACAGGGATACTTTTTGGCGCGCCGATCCTGGGCATTTGGTACTGGTGCACGGACCAATACATCGTGCAACGGGTGCTCAGCGGCAAGGACATTGACCATGCCCGGGGTGGCACGATCCTGGCGGGGTTTCTCAAGATCCTTCCCGTGTTCGTTCTCGTGCTGCCCGGGCTTATTGCCTGTGGGCTCGCGGGCGACCCTGCCCTGGGCGACAGGGCCTACCCAATGCTGGTGGCTGGGAATCTATTGCCGCCCGGCCTCAAGGGGCTGGTCATCGCCAGTCTGCTGGCGGCGCTCATTTCCTCATTGGCCAGCTGCTTCAACAGCAGCTCCACCCTCTTTACCATGGATTTCTACCGCCAGGTGCGGCCCCAAGCGGGGGAGAAGGAGCTGGTGTTGGTAGGGCGGCTGGCCACGACCGCGCTAGTGATTCTGGGCATCCTTTGGGTGCCGTTCATCCGTTACATTAGCTCGCAGATCTACATCTACCTGCAGAGTGTTCAGGCATATGTCAGTCCGCCCATAGCGGCGGTTTTCCTCTTGGGCATTCTATGGCCGCGCGTGAACGCCAAGGGGGCGATAAGCTCGTTGGGGGTGGGTGCGTTCTTGGGGGCCGCGCGCTTGGTTCTGGAGCTATTGCACAAAGCTGGCCGGCTCCACTACGCCCCCCTCCAGCGCGCGGCCGAAATCAACTTCTTACACTTTGCCGCAGTGCTGTTTGTCGTGTCCGCGGCTGTGCTGGTGGTGGTGAGTCTGGCCACGGGGCGGCCACCGCGCAATCAGGTCGAAGGGCTCACCTTCGGGACGACTCCTGTGAGCCTCAGGAGGAGCAACGACTGCAATCGATCCTGGCACCGGCTGAACGTGGGCATGTCTATCGTGTTGGTGGTGACCGTGCTTTTTCTCTATTCGCGATTCCTGTGA
- a CDS encoding cellulase family glycosylhydrolase — translation MSARCTLYVLTTAVVCALCAPARPFLHQKGRAIVDASGQEVLLRGFGLGGWLVPEGYQLHIPGFGSPSFIRSRIADLIGEANTDEFYRLFIANYVREEDIAKIASWGFNSVRLPFHYRLLWKDNQLDEEGFRLLDQVVAWCKAYRVYLILDMHCAPGGQNKDNISDSDGVEARLWTDPANQDLTVTIWRAIAARYAAETWIGGYDLLNEPVLPSGHSASELRLLYMRIAQAIREVDGNHLLFIEGNWYATDFTSLTPPFDTNMAYAFHKYWNENSREAILPYLRLRNQYNVPIWLGETGENSNVWLRDCLRLMEENGIGWSWWTHKKVATTTAPYSASISPLYQRVLDYWAGSASRPSREFATVALFGMARSLHIDSCQFRADIHDALTRPDHDTRAIPFRAHTLPGRIACVDYDLGGLGIAYFDADYQNTGGLGGPRWNKGGAYRNDGVDIQESNDVGGPPYCVGWVEPGEWLQYSVHIALGGDYEVTARVAAPAAGGAFNLRMDKALFTARVEVPATGGWQQWTTVSCGKGTLPAGEDIITLSIAVGGFNISELGFSFVDSGIPEGYLLERVTDTVRWTRCHPNPFGERTRVSLLLLQPERVVLRIFNIQGGLVTTLLDGPLPTGWTTVAWDGTGGDRQRLASGVYFGQLLVGSEGRVAPLVLRR, via the coding sequence GTGAGTGCCCGTTGCACGCTATATGTGCTGACGACGGCAGTTGTGTGCGCTCTGTGCGCACCTGCCCGTCCCTTTCTGCACCAGAAAGGCCGGGCAATTGTTGACGCCAGCGGTCAAGAAGTGCTCCTCCGCGGGTTCGGCTTGGGGGGGTGGCTGGTTCCCGAGGGTTACCAGCTTCACATCCCGGGGTTTGGTTCTCCTTCATTCATCCGCAGCCGCATTGCTGACCTGATCGGTGAGGCCAATACCGACGAGTTTTACCGACTCTTCATCGCAAACTATGTGCGTGAGGAGGACATTGCCAAGATTGCCTCCTGGGGTTTCAACTCCGTGCGCCTGCCATTCCACTACCGCCTGCTATGGAAAGACAACCAGCTCGACGAAGAGGGCTTTCGACTGCTCGATCAGGTGGTGGCCTGGTGCAAGGCATACCGCGTGTACCTGATACTGGACATGCACTGTGCCCCAGGAGGTCAGAACAAGGACAACATCAGCGACAGCGACGGCGTCGAGGCACGCCTGTGGACCGACCCGGCAAATCAGGACCTGACGGTGACCATCTGGCGAGCTATTGCAGCACGGTACGCGGCGGAGACGTGGATTGGCGGCTATGATCTGCTCAACGAGCCGGTGCTTCCCTCTGGACATTCGGCCAGCGAACTACGCCTGCTGTACATGCGGATCGCCCAGGCCATTCGGGAGGTAGACGGCAACCACCTTCTGTTTATTGAGGGCAACTGGTACGCGACTGACTTCACCTCTCTGACGCCACCGTTCGATACCAACATGGCCTATGCTTTTCACAAATACTGGAACGAGAACAGCCGCGAGGCGATTCTACCTTACCTTCGGTTGCGCAACCAGTACAACGTGCCGATTTGGCTGGGGGAGACCGGCGAGAATTCCAATGTCTGGCTACGTGACTGTTTGCGCTTGATGGAGGAGAATGGCATCGGCTGGAGCTGGTGGACGCATAAGAAGGTGGCGACTACCACGGCTCCCTATTCTGCGTCCATTTCGCCGCTCTACCAGCGGGTTCTTGACTATTGGGCAGGCAGCGCCTCCAGGCCGTCGCGGGAATTTGCCACGGTGGCGCTGTTCGGTATGGCGCGCAGCCTACACATCGATAGCTGCCAGTTCCGGGCCGATATCCATGATGCGCTCACGCGCCCCGACCACGACACTCGGGCCATCCCCTTCCGCGCGCACACCCTGCCCGGCCGGATTGCCTGTGTGGATTATGATCTCGGCGGGCTGGGCATCGCCTATTTTGATGCGGACTATCAGAACACTGGGGGATTGGGCGGCCCACGCTGGAACAAGGGCGGGGCTTATCGCAACGATGGAGTGGATATCCAGGAATCCAACGATGTCGGAGGTCCGCCGTATTGCGTGGGATGGGTGGAGCCAGGCGAGTGGTTGCAGTACTCTGTGCACATAGCCCTCGGCGGAGACTATGAAGTGACGGCGCGGGTGGCCGCCCCAGCAGCCGGGGGGGCCTTCAACTTGCGGATGGACAAGGCTCTGTTCACCGCGAGGGTCGAGGTCCCTGCCACCGGTGGCTGGCAGCAGTGGACCACCGTATCCTGCGGGAAGGGAACACTACCTGCGGGCGAGGACATCATCACCCTCAGCATTGCCGTGGGCGGCTTCAACATCAGCGAGCTCGGCTTCAGCTTCGTGGACAGTGGCATTCCAGAGGGATACCTCCTGGAGCGGGTGACCGACACGGTGCGTTGGACGCGTTGTCACCCCAACCCATTCGGGGAGCGCACCAGGGTATCGTTGCTCCTCTTGCAGCCGGAGCGGGTGGTGCTCCGCATTTTCAACATTCAGGGCGGATTGGTCACGACTCTCCTGGACGGTCCCCTACCGACGGGGTGGACCACCGTGGCGTGGGACGGCACTGGCGGCGATCGTCAGCGCCTGGCTTCAGGTGTCTATTTTGGTCAACTCTTGGTAGGTTCCGAGGGACGGGTGGCGCCCCTGGTACTCAGACGGTAG
- a CDS encoding glycoside hydrolase family 3 C-terminal domain-containing protein codes for MKRPHALLLMVSLAMVTQACFGASRTGLSPLVTELLGRMSLEEKVGQMTQISLELVCKGYPLTREPLEIDPESLRRALLEYHVGSILNVGSSAHTVQRWQELITTIQDVATKETRLGIPVLYGIDAVHGAGYTLGATLFPQHVGMAATWNPDLVHKEGQVTAYEVRACGIPWNFSPVLDIGRQPLWPRLWETFGEDPYLASVMARAYVRGLQGEDNCVNGADRVAACAKHYLGYSFPLTGKDRTPAWIPERMLREYFLPPFQAAVEAGVKTVMVNSSEINGIPIHASPYHLRDLLRGELGFSGVIVSDWADIKNLHERERVAASPKEAVRLAVMAGVDMSMVPLDYSFYDLLLELVREGAVPESRIDEAVGRILQLKEELGLFQDPYPPVENAKRFACAAHRQSALQAAWESITLLKNSGNLLPLSPGVKILVTGPTAHKRSSLNGGWTITWQGDREELYPKDTPTILEAIQAAAGREKVKFVPGVEVNRELDIKAAVAAARKADVVIACVGEDPYCETPGNISELALPEPQLRLVALLAETRVPVVLVLVEGRPRIITSVADRARAILMAYLPGAQGGQAVADILFGKVNPSGKLPITYPRACNDLTLYDHKYSENANSFNRYNPLFPFGFGLSYTSFAYRDLVLDKDRMRRGDSLCVSVTIQNTGRRAGKEVVQLYLSDLYASVTPSVRRLKRFAKVELGPGEERTVRFTLREADLSFIGPDNRPVVEPGEFAVRVGDLEKVFVFE; via the coding sequence ATGAAACGGCCGCATGCGCTGCTACTTATGGTGAGTTTGGCGATGGTGACCCAAGCCTGCTTCGGTGCTTCCCGGACGGGGCTCAGTCCCCTGGTCACGGAACTCCTGGGCAGAATGTCCCTGGAGGAAAAAGTGGGGCAGATGACTCAGATCTCCCTGGAGTTGGTGTGCAAGGGTTACCCTCTTACCCGCGAGCCATTGGAAATAGACCCGGAGAGTCTTAGACGTGCTCTCCTGGAATACCACGTGGGTTCCATTCTGAACGTGGGTTCCTCTGCCCACACCGTGCAGCGCTGGCAGGAGCTTATCACGACCATCCAGGACGTGGCCACAAAGGAGACGCGTCTCGGCATCCCGGTCCTCTACGGCATAGATGCCGTTCATGGTGCCGGGTACACCTTGGGCGCCACGCTCTTTCCCCAACATGTGGGCATGGCGGCGACGTGGAATCCGGATTTGGTGCACAAAGAAGGGCAGGTTACGGCATACGAAGTGCGGGCCTGCGGCATACCATGGAACTTTAGTCCGGTGTTGGATATCGGGAGACAACCGCTGTGGCCGCGCCTGTGGGAGACGTTCGGCGAGGACCCGTATCTGGCCTCCGTCATGGCCCGAGCATACGTGCGAGGTCTGCAGGGAGAGGACAACTGCGTCAACGGGGCGGACAGGGTGGCCGCCTGCGCCAAGCACTATCTTGGTTATAGTTTTCCGCTCACAGGAAAGGACCGCACCCCTGCGTGGATTCCCGAGCGGATGCTGCGGGAGTACTTTCTCCCGCCGTTTCAGGCCGCGGTGGAGGCGGGCGTCAAGACCGTGATGGTGAACTCCTCAGAGATTAACGGCATACCGATCCACGCCAGCCCCTATCACCTGCGCGACCTCCTGCGAGGAGAGTTGGGGTTCTCCGGCGTCATCGTCTCCGATTGGGCCGACATCAAGAACCTACACGAACGGGAGCGTGTGGCTGCGTCCCCGAAGGAGGCGGTGCGCTTGGCGGTCATGGCAGGTGTGGATATGAGCATGGTACCACTGGACTACAGTTTCTACGATTTGCTGCTGGAGCTGGTGCGCGAGGGGGCTGTGCCCGAGAGTCGTATTGATGAGGCCGTTGGCAGGATCCTGCAGCTCAAAGAAGAGCTTGGTTTGTTTCAAGACCCTTATCCGCCTGTGGAGAATGCCAAGCGCTTTGCTTGTGCGGCGCATCGGCAGAGCGCTCTGCAGGCCGCCTGGGAGTCGATCACGCTCTTGAAAAACAGTGGCAACCTGTTGCCTCTTTCCCCTGGGGTCAAAATCTTGGTGACCGGGCCCACGGCCCATAAACGCTCATCTCTGAACGGGGGGTGGACCATCACCTGGCAGGGAGACCGAGAAGAGCTCTACCCGAAAGACACGCCGACCATTTTGGAGGCCATTCAGGCGGCCGCAGGGCGGGAAAAGGTCAAGTTCGTGCCGGGCGTGGAGGTCAATCGCGAACTGGACATTAAGGCCGCTGTTGCTGCGGCGCGCAAGGCGGATGTCGTCATCGCCTGCGTGGGCGAGGACCCCTATTGCGAGACCCCGGGCAATATCAGCGAGCTCGCCCTGCCCGAGCCACAGCTGCGCCTTGTTGCTTTGCTTGCCGAGACCAGAGTCCCGGTGGTCCTGGTGTTGGTGGAAGGGAGGCCCCGCATCATAACCAGCGTCGCCGACAGAGCCAGAGCGATCCTCATGGCCTACCTCCCAGGTGCCCAAGGGGGACAAGCCGTGGCGGACATCCTCTTCGGCAAGGTCAATCCTTCCGGCAAGCTGCCCATTACTTACCCGCGGGCGTGCAACGACTTGACCCTGTACGACCACAAGTACAGCGAGAACGCCAACTCCTTCAATCGTTACAATCCCCTCTTCCCCTTCGGCTTTGGCTTGAGCTATACGTCGTTTGCCTACCGCGATCTCGTTCTGGACAAGGATCGCATGCGGCGTGGGGACTCGCTCTGCGTGTCTGTGACGATACAGAATACCGGGAGGAGGGCGGGCAAGGAAGTGGTACAGTTGTACCTCAGCGATCTGTATGCGTCGGTCACGCCTTCAGTGCGGAGACTCAAGCGTTTCGCAAAGGTAGAGCTCGGGCCAGGAGAGGAGCGCACTGTGCGCTTTACCTTGAGGGAGGCTGACCTGAGCTTCATCGGACCAGACAATCGACCGGTGGTGGAACCGGGGGAGTTTGCCGTGCGCGTGGGAGACCTGGAAAAGGTATTCGTATTTGAGTGA
- a CDS encoding T9SS type A sorting domain-containing protein, with product MSRELMTTVFCLVLAAAVSGGELHLTATPAAPAVGSEFAVAVCAKGLGQVIAVDLRFALDSLAVRVLGIEPVALSRFEWLRWKVDAASRPSITALMLSSPSNGVSFADGDTLALLRCMRIGAQGTLIGLKAGHPVAIAATMRELPCIVFPATLAQASGVPRTETGCGGALRAYVSPNPGFERASLVVNSPTRVNQATWSLYDVTGRLVWTQTFMLPEGTSRLSWEGVNASGRRLPAGTYFYRLQTPSQELKGKCVLLR from the coding sequence ATGTCCCGCGAGCTCATGACAACAGTGTTCTGTCTGGTGCTTGCCGCAGCCGTGAGCGGCGGTGAACTACATCTGACTGCCACTCCGGCGGCCCCGGCGGTAGGCAGTGAATTCGCTGTTGCCGTGTGTGCGAAAGGGCTCGGTCAGGTGATAGCCGTCGATTTGCGCTTTGCATTGGACTCTTTGGCAGTGCGCGTGCTGGGCATTGAGCCGGTGGCGCTGAGCCGCTTTGAATGGCTGAGGTGGAAAGTGGATGCCGCCTCCCGGCCCTCGATTACGGCACTGATGCTGAGCAGCCCGTCGAACGGCGTGAGCTTTGCGGACGGAGACACGTTGGCGCTCCTGCGCTGCATGCGCATTGGCGCACAGGGCACGCTCATTGGTCTCAAGGCCGGCCACCCTGTTGCTATCGCCGCGACCATGCGGGAGTTGCCTTGCATCGTGTTCCCGGCTACACTTGCGCAGGCCAGCGGGGTGCCAAGGACAGAGACCGGGTGCGGCGGAGCTTTGAGGGCTTATGTTTCGCCCAATCCCGGCTTTGAACGAGCGAGCCTGGTGGTCAATAGCCCCACCCGCGTGAACCAGGCGACGTGGTCCCTTTACGACGTGACCGGGCGCCTGGTGTGGACACAGACGTTTATGCTTCCCGAGGGCACCAGCCGCCTCAGCTGGGAAGGGGTCAATGCGTCTGGTCGGAGGTTGCCGGCGGGGACTTACTTCTATCGTCTGCAAACCCCATCGCAGGAGTTGAAGGGAAAATGCGTGCTGTTGCGATAG